From Lycium ferocissimum isolate CSIRO_LF1 chromosome 12, AGI_CSIRO_Lferr_CH_V1, whole genome shotgun sequence, one genomic window encodes:
- the LOC132040330 gene encoding defensin-like protein P322, which translates to MAHSMRFFASVLLLALLVMATEMGPMRIAEARHCESQSHRFKGVCASEKNCASVCETEGFSGGDCRGLRRRCFCTRPC; encoded by the exons ATGGCACACTCCATGCGCTTCTTTGCTAGTGTGTTACTTCTAGCATTGCTTGTCATGGCCACTG AGATGGGACCAATGAGAATTGCAGAGGCAAGACATTGCGAGTCGCAGAGCCATCGTTTCAAGGGCGTATGTGCGAGCGAGAAGAACTGTGCCTCAGTTTGCGAGACTGAAGGATTTTCCGGTGGTGACTGCCGTGGACTCCGCCGCCGTTGCTTCTGCACAAGGCCATGCTAA